In Desulfuromonas acetexigens, a single window of DNA contains:
- a CDS encoding AAA family ATPase — protein MEQALATNLTETDTGEDRAADLRGKIHALLAGGDCSQAQIARVSGLSAAALSSWLKGAYKGDNSAVEEKLLKWLGARDRNARTSAAMPAAPAWVDTPTGRRIHAVLMFAQAAGDLGCIYGGAGLGKTKALQSYAAASPNVWVSTMSPAHGGVSSALEEIAEAIGLRGIPGRAARLQRELVNRLNNTGGLLIVDEAQHLNMRSLEAIRAIHDATGVGLVLCGNEAVFARLTGGSREATFAQLFSRLGKRLRLTKAAPGDVDAMADAFGVMGTAERRFLAGIASKPGALRGVVKTLRLASVFAAGKGESLTVDHLNAAWHDLAGEG, from the coding sequence ATGGAACAGGCATTGGCAACAAACTTGACAGAAACGGACACGGGGGAAGATCGGGCCGCCGACTTGCGGGGCAAGATTCACGCCCTGCTTGCGGGCGGCGATTGCTCCCAGGCGCAGATTGCCCGGGTTTCCGGGCTCTCAGCGGCGGCCCTCTCAAGTTGGCTGAAAGGGGCCTACAAGGGGGATAACAGCGCCGTTGAAGAGAAGCTTTTGAAGTGGCTTGGAGCCCGGGACCGGAACGCCCGGACTTCCGCCGCCATGCCCGCCGCTCCGGCCTGGGTCGACACCCCGACCGGCCGCCGGATCCACGCGGTTCTCATGTTCGCGCAAGCGGCCGGGGACTTGGGTTGCATTTACGGCGGGGCCGGACTCGGCAAGACCAAGGCGCTTCAATCTTACGCCGCCGCCAGTCCTAACGTCTGGGTTTCCACCATGAGCCCGGCGCATGGCGGGGTGTCGTCGGCCCTGGAAGAAATCGCCGAAGCAATCGGCCTTCGGGGAATTCCCGGCCGCGCCGCCCGCCTCCAGCGGGAGCTGGTCAACCGCCTGAACAATACCGGCGGCCTGTTGATCGTCGACGAAGCCCAACACTTGAATATGCGAAGCCTGGAAGCCATTCGCGCCATTCATGACGCTACCGGCGTCGGGCTGGTGTTGTGCGGTAACGAGGCGGTTTTTGCCCGTCTGACCGGGGGGAGCCGGGAGGCGACCTTTGCTCAGCTCTTCAGCCGTTTGGGGAAAAGGCTCCGGTTGACCAAGGCCGCCCCGGGGGACGTTGACGCCATGGCCGATGCCTTCGGCGTCATGGGCACCGCCGAACGCCGCTTTCTGGCGGGGATCGCCAGCAAACCGGGAGCATTGCGGGGGGTGGTGAAAACCTTGCGCCTGGCGTCGGTTTTCGCGGCCGGAAAA